From a region of the Dictyostelium discoideum AX4 chromosome 2 chromosome, whole genome shotgun sequence genome:
- a CDS encoding zinc-containing alcohol dehydrogenase (Similar to ADH), with amino-acid sequence MKAAVFKQIGGDLEIVEVPVPEPKQGWVRIKVHSCGVCHSDNACKYGNFGNSYPRIPGHEVFGEIEKLGEGVDPNYFKIGKLVGVGWFGGNHCGKCRECLNDQWIFCKESLICGIHYDGGYAEYMVAPSDSLAFVPEGMNAEETAPLLCAGITVFNSFRNQNIKVGSLVGVQGLGGLGHLAIQFCKKMGYEVIAMSSGDQKEKLAKELGAAHYVNISKDGWIDQMKAIGSVQCILLTAPSSSIVQSSLDALGVNGKLVLLALLPEPFNANSLTLIGGNKSIIGWSSGDSRDTEQTLNFANKNQVKAMVKTFPLENVNEALLKIADARFRHVVKIL; translated from the exons atgaaagcagctgtttttaaacaaataggTGGGGATTTAGAGATTGTTGAAGTTCCAGTACCAGAACCAAAACAAGGTTGGGTTAGAATCAAAGTTCATTCATGTGGTGTATGTCACAGTGATAATGCTTGCAAATatg gAAATTTTGGAAATTCATATCCACGTATTCCAGGTCATGAAGTATttggtgaaattgaaaaattggGTGAAGGTGTTGAtccaaattatttcaaaattggtaaattagttggtgttggttg gTTTGGTGGTAATCATTGTGGTAAATGTAGAGAATGTTTAAATGATCAATGGATATTTTGTAAGGAATCATTAATTTGTGGTATTCATTATGATGGTGGATATGCTGAATATATGGTTGCACCATCAGATTCATTAGCATTTGTACCAGAAGGAATGAATGCTGAGGAAACTGCACCATTATTATGTGCTGGTATTACTGTATTCAATTCATTTAGAAATCAAAATATCAAAGTTGGTTCATTGGTTGGTGTTCAAGGTTTAGGTGGTCTTGGTCATTTAGCAATTCAATTTTGCAAGAAAATGGGTTATGAAGTTATTGCAATGTCAAGTGGTGAtcaaaaagagaaattagcAAAAGAATTAGGTGCAGCTCATTAtgttaatatttcaaaagatgGTTGGATTGATCAAATGAAGGCAATTGGTTCAGTTCAATGTATTTTATTAACTGCTCCATCTTCATCAATTGTTCAATCATCTTTGGATGCTTTAGGTGTGAATGGAAAGTTAGTACTTTTAGCTCTTTTACCAGAACCATTCAATGCAAATTCTCTAACTttaattggtggtaataaatcaattattggtTGGTCTTCAGGTGATTCTCGTGATACAGAACAAACATTGAACTTtgcaaataaaaatcaagTAAAAGCAATGGTTAAAACTTTCCCATTGGAAAATGTTAATGAAGCTTTACTTAAAATTGCTGATGCTAGATTTAGACATGTAGTaaagattttataa